A stretch of the Parabacteroides timonensis genome encodes the following:
- a CDS encoding alpha-L-fucosidase, producing the protein MKKTVVGLLAALSVLISCSPQETTKVVTPNARQLAWADAEVGVLIHFDMPVYQPDYNFRNWGTHPDASIFNPTDLNTDQWLETAQKLGAKYAVLVAKHCSGFSLWPTEAHDYSIKQSPWKNGEGDIVADFVASCKKYNIKPGIYASTTANGYLYVDNPGIVQEGGPVSQEEYNKIVTQQLTELWSNYGELFEIWFDGGVLSREQGGADVLSLVQKLQPNAVAFQGPYGHPNLVRWVGNEEGVAPYPCWSTADSTTNADGTRVINGLNGDPFAPFWCPGESDFTLRWNRSFQGGWFWTAGEDSMMFTIPELLTKYETSVGRNTNMLLGLVVDNKGLIPEADVCRIEALGKEINRQYGTPLQQTSGTGSEYILSFEKPTSIDRVIMQEDISKGERILKYTLKGKKDNEWIDLSSGSCIGHKHINRFDPQKLDAIKLIVTESKAEPQILNFSVFETL; encoded by the coding sequence ATGAAAAAAACAGTTGTAGGATTACTGGCAGCTCTATCTGTCCTCATATCCTGTTCACCCCAAGAGACAACAAAGGTAGTTACTCCCAATGCCCGGCAACTAGCCTGGGCGGATGCAGAAGTAGGAGTCCTGATCCATTTCGACATGCCGGTTTATCAACCGGATTATAATTTCAGGAATTGGGGGACACACCCGGACGCTTCCATTTTCAATCCGACAGACTTAAACACCGATCAATGGCTGGAAACGGCTCAGAAGCTGGGAGCTAAATATGCAGTACTTGTGGCCAAACATTGCAGCGGCTTCAGCTTGTGGCCAACAGAAGCACACGATTACAGCATCAAACAATCTCCCTGGAAAAATGGAGAAGGAGATATTGTTGCCGATTTTGTTGCTTCCTGCAAAAAATATAACATCAAACCGGGTATCTATGCCAGTACGACGGCCAACGGCTATCTGTATGTAGATAATCCGGGAATTGTTCAGGAAGGAGGTCCGGTCAGCCAGGAGGAATACAATAAGATCGTAACACAACAACTGACCGAGTTATGGAGTAATTACGGCGAATTGTTCGAAATATGGTTCGACGGAGGCGTACTCTCCAGGGAACAGGGCGGTGCAGACGTGTTATCACTAGTTCAAAAATTACAACCCAACGCTGTTGCCTTCCAAGGCCCTTATGGGCACCCGAATCTGGTCAGATGGGTTGGCAACGAAGAAGGCGTTGCCCCCTACCCTTGCTGGTCTACCGCCGACTCTACGACAAATGCAGATGGCACCCGTGTTATCAACGGTCTGAACGGTGATCCTTTTGCCCCGTTCTGGTGTCCGGGAGAATCTGACTTCACCTTGCGCTGGAATCGTTCATTCCAGGGTGGATGGTTTTGGACAGCCGGAGAAGACAGCATGATGTTCACGATTCCTGAGCTATTAACAAAATATGAAACCAGTGTTGGAAGAAATACGAATATGCTATTAGGACTGGTTGTCGACAACAAAGGGCTTATCCCGGAAGCTGATGTTTGCCGGATAGAAGCATTAGGCAAAGAGATAAACCGGCAATACGGCACACCACTCCAGCAAACTTCCGGAACCGGATCAGAATACATCCTGTCTTTCGAGAAGCCGACCAGCATCGATCGCGTTATTATGCAGGAAGACATATCCAAAGGAGAAAGGATTTTAAAATATACTCTAAAAGGGAAAAAGGATAATGAATGGATCGACCTGTCTTCCGGTTCCTGCATCGGGCACAAACATATTAACAGGTTTGATCCGCAGAAACTCGATGCTATCAAACTTATTGTAACAGAGTCGAAAGCGGAACCCCAAATATTGAATTTCTCTGTTTTTGAGACATTATAA
- a CDS encoding RagB/SusD family nutrient uptake outer membrane protein, translating to MKKVYYIASLSLLLGFSACNNDFMDLYPEDKINDETYWKTESDLKNFANQFYTTLDNTGAYGNDNASDNQAHQTKDDFIWSDYTVPTAGGGWAKGDWANIRSCNYFLARYHTVEGITENIHRYVGEIYFFKAKFYYEKVLRFGDVPWLTTDLTTSSEELYNPRNDRGTVIDSICACLDKASEWLPETMTDTRLSRYSALTLKSRVCLFEGTWRKYRNMENADKYLRASVEASEKIINNGNFDIYSTGNIQDDYHALFNQQDYTNNKEAIFFVAYITDKRMNNRPRTVREAGTGMTKDFVESFLCTDGKPIGLSNLYKGDTKFMDEFENRDPRLKQCVYTPDRPIAILADGSEEYENSPIFNNLTFTGYRLYKMYSPLAEDNEYIKCTLDDLIYRYGEVLLNYAEAKAELGECDQAVLDKTINKLRDRVGMPHLTTNVGFTDPNWPNWEVSISPLLNEIRRERRVELACEGIRWNDLCRWKAGKLLENQKTYLGPRDPETGNYRILYGNMTRKWYDRLYLRPIPTDEFTYNPNLLPQNPDW from the coding sequence ATGAAAAAAGTATATTATATTGCAAGCTTGTCTTTACTACTCGGGTTTTCTGCATGTAACAACGATTTCATGGATTTATACCCGGAAGATAAGATCAATGACGAGACTTATTGGAAGACAGAAAGTGACTTGAAAAACTTTGCCAACCAGTTTTATACCACACTGGATAATACCGGTGCCTATGGCAACGACAATGCGTCCGACAACCAGGCGCATCAGACAAAAGACGATTTCATCTGGAGCGATTATACCGTTCCTACTGCCGGCGGAGGCTGGGCGAAAGGTGACTGGGCAAACATCCGAAGCTGTAATTATTTCCTGGCACGTTATCATACGGTTGAAGGAATAACGGAAAACATCCACCGGTATGTCGGTGAAATCTATTTCTTCAAGGCTAAATTCTATTATGAAAAAGTACTCCGTTTCGGTGACGTACCTTGGTTGACAACAGACCTGACCACTTCTTCGGAAGAGCTATACAATCCACGCAATGATCGCGGAACGGTTATAGACTCGATCTGTGCCTGCCTGGATAAAGCGAGTGAGTGGCTACCGGAAACAATGACAGATACCCGGCTTAGCAGATACTCCGCTTTAACGCTGAAATCGAGAGTTTGCCTGTTTGAAGGAACCTGGAGAAAATACAGAAACATGGAAAATGCAGACAAATATCTGCGTGCCAGTGTGGAAGCCTCTGAAAAAATCATCAACAACGGTAACTTCGATATCTATTCAACCGGAAATATTCAAGATGATTATCATGCTTTGTTCAACCAGCAGGATTATACGAATAATAAAGAAGCAATCTTCTTTGTCGCCTATATTACAGACAAACGTATGAACAACCGTCCGCGTACCGTTCGTGAAGCAGGTACCGGAATGACCAAAGATTTCGTGGAATCGTTCTTGTGTACAGACGGTAAACCGATCGGATTAAGTAATCTTTATAAAGGAGATACTAAATTCATGGATGAATTTGAGAATCGTGACCCACGTCTGAAACAATGTGTGTATACTCCTGATCGCCCTATTGCAATCTTAGCCGACGGTTCGGAAGAATATGAGAATTCACCGATCTTCAACAATCTGACTTTCACAGGTTATCGTTTATATAAGATGTATTCTCCGCTGGCCGAAGACAACGAATATATTAAATGTACACTGGATGACCTGATCTACCGTTACGGTGAAGTGTTATTGAACTATGCAGAAGCAAAAGCCGAATTAGGTGAATGCGACCAGGCTGTACTGGACAAAACGATCAATAAACTGCGCGACCGTGTAGGCATGCCTCATCTGACGACCAATGTAGGATTTACCGACCCGAACTGGCCTAACTGGGAAGTTAGCATTTCTCCGTTACTCAACGAGATCCGCCGTGAACGCCGGGTAGAATTGGCTTGCGAAGGTATTCGATGGAACGACTTGTGCCGGTGGAAAGCTGGTAAACTACTCGAAAACCAGAAGACGTATTTAGGACCACGTGATCCGGAAACCGGAAACTATCGCATTTTATACGGGAATATGACCCGTAAATGGTACGACCGTCTGTACCTGCGTCCGATACCGACCGACGAATTCACTTACAATCCTAATTTGTTACCACAAAACCCGGATTGGTAA
- a CDS encoding TonB-dependent receptor has product MRITTFLLLVCILNMHADNVFSQNARVSINQKNVQLEKVLNEIEQQTDYLFIYNNQVNVNKKVSLKTKNQPVSVVLKELLADSGITYSVEGNHIVLGKQNMTATPQQNGIIKGKVIDTNGDAVIGANIVEKGTSNGTTTDIDGNFSINARSGSTLVITFIGYVKQEVKANPSRRMDIILQEDAETLDEVVVVGYGTMKKADLTGSVATVGSEVIEDRPLTNLGAGLQGAIANLNITSSNGAPGTGTTFNIRGTTNLSGGGPLILVDGIEMDPNLINPQDVKDVTVLKDAASASIYGARAAFGVILITTKTGFVTQKPVVSLSANYSINVPTVHAEYMNSMEYTQWMNDANMTSNGSNYFDDVTMEHVRNYYNDPVNNSPVFHHPDDSPSKYRYAGNTDWYEALNKKSYPMQQYNISVQGGSETAKYMTSAGMFQQDGISKWTDEDYKRFNVLQHVNYKVNNWLQVGLRATLSMVKMNTGPQNKYGNNSLGATIPGDSRPLMPIYHPDGHFAGYCGDGYFTNQAAWLSQGGSAEMRNNNMYATAFAKLNPFEGLEINVDYTYNYYNYSFKNHVREYIDYDADGNPGSIFPHTSPNQVSYTKNESQYDVFNAYATYKKKINKVHALEGMIGFNQENATYKGVGLSRNNLIANDIPFLNLATGDRSTSDYMNQWAIRGAFFRLFYAYDDKYLFQVNGRYDGSSRFPKNDRFAFFPTFSLGWRLSQEKFWKPISHIVNDFKIRGSYGALGNQVLNQGGYAAYYPYISTYSTGEVGYLFNGEKQMGVYSPGLVSDQLTWETVKQWDLGFNFSMLDSRLTGEFDYYVRTTEDMLTKSKTLPSILGVSEPQMNAADLRTKGWELALTWKSTLESGFAYSTTLSLSDYQAEITKYDNPTKNLADSYYEGRKLGEIWGFVTDGLFQSDEEAASWDQSKVVGYPQYAGDLKFADLDGDGKVTKGENTANNPGDMKVIGNETPRYNFGIRGTAEYKGFDFTLFFQGTMKRDIIPSKTFYLSHYTSQWSVPQKMNYDYWREDNRDAFFPRARMNGSAVNENQTRFMLNGAYIRCKQLALGYTIPKFITEKAKISKLRVYFNADNLFEFSGMPDTFDPELATVNAYPFIRSFSFGANLTF; this is encoded by the coding sequence ATGAGAATAACCACATTCCTGCTTTTGGTATGCATACTAAATATGCATGCAGATAATGTTTTTTCGCAAAATGCAAGGGTCAGTATCAATCAAAAGAATGTTCAACTGGAAAAGGTTCTGAATGAGATAGAGCAACAGACCGATTATCTGTTTATCTACAACAATCAGGTAAATGTAAACAAAAAAGTTTCATTAAAAACCAAAAATCAACCGGTTTCAGTGGTTCTGAAAGAGTTGTTAGCTGATTCGGGAATCACATATTCTGTAGAGGGAAATCATATCGTACTCGGTAAACAGAATATGACTGCTACTCCACAACAAAACGGTATTATCAAAGGAAAAGTGATCGATACGAATGGGGATGCCGTTATCGGGGCCAATATCGTTGAAAAGGGAACATCCAACGGTACAACAACCGATATAGACGGAAACTTTTCGATCAATGCCCGATCAGGTTCTACACTGGTAATCACTTTTATAGGTTATGTCAAACAAGAAGTAAAAGCCAATCCTAGCCGGAGAATGGATATTATTCTGCAGGAAGATGCCGAAACACTGGATGAGGTCGTTGTAGTAGGATATGGTACAATGAAAAAAGCCGACCTGACCGGTTCTGTGGCAACCGTCGGTTCGGAAGTTATTGAAGACCGTCCGCTAACCAACCTAGGAGCCGGTTTACAGGGAGCTATTGCCAACCTGAATATTACGTCTTCCAATGGAGCACCGGGAACCGGTACGACATTTAATATCCGTGGTACGACCAACTTATCAGGCGGTGGTCCGCTGATCCTTGTAGACGGTATCGAAATGGACCCGAACCTTATCAATCCGCAGGATGTAAAAGACGTTACTGTTTTGAAAGACGCTGCGTCTGCCTCTATTTACGGTGCACGTGCTGCCTTTGGTGTGATCCTGATCACAACCAAAACAGGTTTCGTAACGCAAAAGCCGGTTGTTTCCTTAAGTGCCAACTACTCCATCAACGTTCCTACCGTTCATGCCGAATATATGAACTCGATGGAATATACCCAATGGATGAATGATGCCAACATGACAAGCAACGGCAGCAACTATTTCGATGACGTCACAATGGAGCATGTCAGAAATTATTACAATGATCCGGTCAACAATTCTCCGGTATTCCATCATCCGGACGATTCTCCCAGCAAATACCGTTACGCCGGTAATACAGACTGGTATGAAGCATTGAATAAGAAAAGCTATCCGATGCAACAGTACAACATCAGCGTACAGGGTGGTAGCGAAACGGCTAAATACATGACTTCAGCCGGTATGTTCCAGCAGGATGGTATTTCCAAATGGACGGATGAAGATTATAAACGTTTCAATGTCTTACAACATGTAAACTACAAAGTAAACAACTGGTTGCAGGTTGGATTGAGGGCAACCCTGTCGATGGTAAAAATGAATACCGGCCCGCAGAACAAATATGGGAACAATTCTCTTGGAGCAACAATCCCGGGAGATAGCCGCCCTTTGATGCCGATCTACCATCCTGACGGACATTTTGCCGGTTATTGCGGCGACGGTTACTTCACAAACCAGGCTGCATGGCTGTCTCAGGGAGGGTCTGCCGAAATGAGAAACAATAATATGTATGCAACGGCATTTGCTAAACTAAATCCATTCGAAGGTTTGGAGATTAACGTTGACTATACATATAATTATTATAATTACTCTTTCAAGAATCATGTTCGCGAATACATCGACTATGATGCCGACGGAAATCCGGGGTCTATTTTCCCGCATACTTCTCCGAACCAGGTGTCATATACAAAAAACGAATCGCAATACGATGTATTCAATGCCTATGCCACCTATAAAAAGAAAATCAATAAAGTGCATGCTTTGGAAGGTATGATCGGTTTCAATCAGGAAAATGCGACTTACAAAGGGGTTGGCCTGAGCAGAAACAATCTGATCGCCAACGATATCCCGTTCCTCAACCTGGCAACCGGCGACCGCTCGACCAGCGATTACATGAATCAGTGGGCTATCCGTGGTGCTTTCTTCCGCCTGTTCTATGCATACGACGACAAATATCTGTTCCAGGTGAACGGACGTTACGACGGTTCCTCACGTTTCCCGAAAAACGATCGTTTCGCATTCTTCCCGACATTCTCATTGGGTTGGAGACTTTCGCAGGAGAAATTCTGGAAACCGATCTCTCACATCGTGAATGATTTCAAGATCAGAGGTTCTTACGGTGCTTTAGGAAACCAGGTATTAAATCAAGGAGGTTATGCAGCGTATTACCCCTACATTTCCACCTACTCCACAGGAGAAGTAGGCTATCTATTCAATGGTGAAAAACAGATGGGAGTATATTCTCCGGGACTGGTAAGCGATCAGCTGACCTGGGAAACAGTGAAGCAATGGGACTTGGGTTTCAATTTCTCTATGCTCGACAGCCGCCTGACCGGTGAATTCGACTATTATGTACGTACGACAGAAGACATGTTGACCAAGTCAAAAACATTACCTTCTATCCTGGGTGTATCAGAGCCGCAGATGAATGCAGCCGATTTGAGAACAAAAGGTTGGGAATTGGCTTTGACATGGAAGTCTACACTGGAAAGCGGTTTTGCATATAGTACCACCTTGTCATTATCCGATTACCAGGCAGAAATTACCAAATATGATAACCCGACAAAGAACCTGGCCGATAGCTATTACGAAGGAAGAAAGTTAGGCGAGATCTGGGGGTTCGTCACAGACGGTCTATTCCAATCGGATGAAGAAGCGGCATCATGGGATCAGTCGAAAGTAGTTGGCTATCCTCAATATGCAGGCGACCTAAAGTTTGCCGACCTGGATGGCGACGGTAAAGTAACAAAAGGGGAAAATACGGCTAATAATCCGGGGGATATGAAGGTCATCGGTAATGAGACACCTCGTTATAACTTCGGTATCCGTGGTACGGCCGAATACAAAGGCTTCGATTTCACTTTATTCTTTCAGGGAACCATGAAACGCGATATCATACCGTCGAAGACATTCTATCTGTCTCATTATACATCCCAGTGGTCTGTTCCGCAGAAAATGAACTACGACTATTGGAGAGAAGACAACCGCGATGCTTTCTTCCCGCGTGCCCGAATGAACGGTTCAGCTGTAAATGAAAATCAGACCCGCTTCATGCTGAATGGTGCTTATATCCGTTGTAAACAGCTGGCTCTTGGTTATACTATTCCGAAATTTATTACAGAAAAAGCCAAGATCTCAAAGCTGAGAGTTTACTTCAATGCGGACAACTTGTTCGAATTCTCCGGAATGCCTGACACTTTCGATCCGGAATTGGCAACAGTGAATGCTTATCCATTCATCAGATCATTCTCTTTTGGTGCCAACCTGACATTCTAA
- a CDS encoding FecR family protein, whose protein sequence is MKIAAVIAFTLGGSFFYQQIQTEQTLIPLQTIAVPAGQRINITLPDGTNVWLNARTTIQYPITFNANERLVKLDGEAYFDVARNEKKPFIVQTDKYNVEVLGTQFDVESYSDTENFETALMEGSVRISSLTDTNESLTLTPNNKAYLHEGKLRVMSVDDYSPYRWREGLICFKNETFASIMKEFEKYYGINIHITNKQVQKYLYTGKFRQTDGVDYALRVLQKDIRFSYQRDDDKNIIYIK, encoded by the coding sequence ATTAAAATTGCAGCGGTTATTGCCTTCACGCTTGGAGGGAGTTTCTTCTATCAGCAGATACAAACGGAACAGACACTGATCCCTTTACAAACAATAGCCGTTCCCGCCGGTCAACGGATCAATATCACTTTGCCGGACGGAACAAATGTCTGGTTGAACGCACGAACAACCATTCAATATCCGATCACTTTCAATGCAAACGAACGCCTCGTAAAACTGGACGGTGAGGCCTATTTCGATGTTGCAAGAAATGAAAAAAAGCCCTTCATCGTACAGACCGACAAATATAATGTGGAGGTATTGGGAACACAATTTGACGTTGAATCTTATTCAGATACCGAAAATTTCGAAACAGCTCTGATGGAAGGAAGTGTAAGGATTTCATCACTGACAGATACAAATGAGAGTCTGACGCTTACACCTAATAATAAAGCCTACTTACATGAAGGAAAGTTACGGGTAATGTCGGTAGACGATTATAGTCCTTATCGTTGGCGGGAAGGATTGATCTGTTTCAAGAACGAAACGTTTGCTTCAATCATGAAAGAATTTGAAAAATATTATGGAATAAACATACACATAACCAACAAACAAGTGCAAAAATATCTGTACACCGGTAAGTTCCGACAAACAGACGGTGTGGATTATGCTTTAAGAGTCCTGCAGAAAGATATCAGATTTTCTTATCAGCGCGACGACGACAAAAATATTATTTATATCAAATGA
- a CDS encoding FecR family protein, with the protein MNKDILYKFFEGTASLEEEKDVRLWMEASADNRRAFFKERKLFDGMLLLGDENIIRSGKKRFTINFSSLRTELIKIAAVVAITLGGSYIYFQSSIEKELMAMQTISVPAGQRINITLPDGTNVWLNARTSLKYPLKFSKKNRQVVLDGEAYFDVARDEKKPFIVQTDKYNVEVLGTKFDVDAYSETGEFETTLMSGSVRVASADDPDQTLVLKPNNKVYLDNGKLRVTSVDDYNPYRWKEGLICFKDATFTSIMKEFEKYYGLNIYVKNKEVGKFFYTGKFRQTDGIDYALRVLQKDIKFTYQRDDDNQIIYIE; encoded by the coding sequence ATGAACAAAGATATATTATATAAGTTTTTCGAAGGAACAGCATCTTTAGAAGAGGAGAAGGATGTGAGGCTGTGGATGGAAGCGTCTGCAGATAACCGACGTGCCTTTTTTAAAGAAAGAAAGCTTTTTGATGGGATGCTACTTTTGGGAGACGAAAACATAATCAGATCAGGAAAAAAGAGATTTACAATTAACTTTAGTTCTCTTAGAACTGAGTTAATCAAAATCGCAGCGGTCGTGGCAATTACCTTAGGAGGCAGTTATATTTATTTTCAGTCTTCGATCGAAAAGGAGCTGATGGCAATGCAGACAATTTCTGTTCCGGCAGGCCAACGAATCAATATTACTTTGCCGGACGGAACAAATGTTTGGTTAAATGCCAGAACATCACTGAAATATCCGCTTAAGTTCAGTAAAAAGAATCGTCAGGTGGTATTGGATGGAGAAGCTTATTTTGATGTAGCAAGAGATGAAAAAAAGCCTTTTATCGTACAGACCGATAAATATAATGTGGAGGTACTGGGAACGAAATTTGATGTGGATGCTTATTCTGAAACAGGAGAATTTGAAACAACATTGATGTCGGGTAGCGTGAGAGTAGCTTCAGCAGATGATCCGGACCAGACTTTGGTGCTCAAACCAAATAATAAAGTGTATCTGGATAATGGTAAACTTCGTGTTACTTCGGTAGATGATTATAATCCTTATCGATGGAAAGAAGGATTGATCTGTTTCAAGGATGCAACTTTTACTTCTATCATGAAAGAGTTTGAGAAATATTATGGATTGAACATTTACGTCAAAAACAAAGAAGTAGGGAAATTCTTTTACACAGGAAAATTCCGACAGACAGACGGCATAGATTATGCTCTTCGTGTTTTACAGAAAGACATAAAATTTACCTATCAGCGGGATGACGACAATCAGATAATTTATATCGAATAA